The Peribacillus simplex genome contains a region encoding:
- a CDS encoding tetratricopeptide repeat protein, with product MHNSNLVRVFISSTFSDFEKERNALQYNVYPRLQDLCTQRGAKFQAVDLRWGVSDREAISQKTMKICLEELDRCQKLSLRPNFLMLIGDRYGWQPIPEEIPSEELKEIGTVISKEDLSLLQHWYKQDKNYVPSLHILRPRAENDTDNPNWDETEQKLRDILRHAIKDLGWQGSDERCLKYFASATEMEIVKGALQPVDASQHVICVMRTIQNLKNVEKTDSVKQFIDLNKETGKHDSYSNFRLSDLKERIEHKLSDRILRYNAKRSGKGLTKGHLDQMCDEVYEQISHIIISQLELKGKKGGTPNEIEMHNKYAQQQAQDYVGRAVSRQFIQKHINENLNPLVISGSSGMGKTALMAKVSEGVKTSFKDTIILRRFIGLSPLSFETNALLESIYQELKQVYSPLLNSTKENRENMDWTEWLKEIRKLITAHSEKRVVLFLDAVDQLQHSLEILKGISSITNLKVVFSITPDLFKYIKALLPDVYLYKLKEMGKKDGELLLDHWLQKSQKTLQPQQRLYLLQQFRHCPTPLYLKLAFEQARKWHSWENENKIEPSVRGIINGFLEQLENKHGEVLTSTALSLLAVSSQGLSEQEWLSLIYKNRKIIREFKERYPLSPKTSSLPFHAFSKLYFDLQPFLIESDEAALHNFIHSQFQEAVEEKYLKDKKKNRAIRKKLIEFFLNNGITDRTVFELPYLLKKNEDWEQLADLLIDEKFINQISEQGRFYSVLHEWKDLEENSWIQREEYFSTIVKNVENYQDEYLKFYVNIFFTNGFFDEALLLYDILIKRLEGSENKKELATLLLNKGMVYKTSGGDLNQALSLYEKSLEISRYIGGQKLVAACLNNQGEIYRINNPEAAQKMYKEAHAIGVDINDKELIAVTLNNRALIFHEQEELDNALPLYEEAIKIVWEIKDLDKYCTYLHNLGGLYYLKGDLDQALILFQHSLEIMSDTGLGNPFQVLERLRHIAKVYREKKQWKEALKKIEIIDHALLETENFDLYITCQFEKADFYMELRRLEDALDHQ from the coding sequence GTGCATAATTCTAATTTAGTTAGAGTGTTTATTAGTTCCACATTTAGTGATTTTGAAAAAGAGAGAAATGCCTTACAATATAATGTGTACCCACGCCTTCAAGATCTTTGTACTCAAAGAGGGGCAAAATTTCAAGCTGTAGACCTTAGGTGGGGGGTAAGTGATAGGGAAGCTATTTCCCAAAAGACTATGAAAATTTGTCTGGAAGAGTTAGATCGGTGTCAAAAACTTTCACTGCGCCCCAATTTTCTGATGTTGATCGGTGATAGATATGGGTGGCAGCCGATTCCTGAGGAGATTCCATCCGAAGAGTTAAAAGAAATAGGAACAGTTATTAGTAAGGAAGATCTATCACTGCTTCAACATTGGTATAAGCAAGATAAGAACTATGTACCTTCACTACATATTCTTCGGCCGCGAGCAGAAAATGATACAGATAATCCAAATTGGGATGAAACTGAACAAAAACTCAGAGATATTTTACGTCATGCAATAAAAGACCTGGGATGGCAGGGTAGTGATGAAAGGTGCCTCAAGTATTTTGCTTCGGCAACTGAAATGGAAATTGTAAAAGGGGCATTACAACCCGTGGATGCTTCTCAACATGTTATTTGTGTCATGCGTACAATTCAAAATTTAAAAAACGTCGAGAAAACAGATTCTGTAAAGCAATTTATTGATTTAAATAAAGAGACAGGAAAACATGACAGTTATTCCAATTTCCGTTTATCTGATTTAAAAGAAAGGATAGAACATAAGCTTTCAGATCGTATTCTTAGATATAATGCTAAACGGAGTGGAAAAGGACTTACAAAAGGGCACCTAGATCAAATGTGCGATGAAGTATATGAACAAATATCCCATATTATAATCTCACAATTAGAATTAAAAGGAAAAAAAGGTGGTACACCTAATGAAATAGAAATGCATAACAAATACGCCCAGCAACAAGCTCAAGATTATGTAGGCAGGGCAGTTTCTCGCCAATTTATACAGAAACATATTAATGAAAATCTAAACCCGTTAGTCATTTCTGGATCTAGTGGAATGGGGAAAACTGCACTAATGGCAAAAGTCAGTGAAGGGGTTAAAACTTCCTTTAAAGATACGATTATATTACGTAGATTTATTGGGTTGAGTCCATTATCATTTGAAACCAATGCATTGCTTGAAAGTATATATCAAGAATTAAAGCAGGTGTATTCTCCACTTCTAAACAGCACTAAAGAAAACAGAGAAAATATGGATTGGACAGAATGGTTAAAAGAAATAAGAAAACTAATCACAGCGCATTCAGAAAAGCGTGTAGTGCTGTTCTTGGATGCTGTTGATCAACTACAACATTCATTAGAGATTCTAAAGGGAATTTCCTCAATTACTAATTTGAAGGTTGTATTCTCCATTACACCAGACCTATTTAAATATATAAAAGCCCTCCTCCCTGATGTGTATCTTTATAAATTAAAGGAGATGGGGAAAAAAGATGGAGAACTTTTGCTAGACCACTGGTTACAGAAGTCACAAAAAACGTTACAACCTCAACAGCGTTTGTACTTGCTTCAACAATTTCGTCATTGCCCAACACCCCTATATTTAAAACTGGCTTTTGAACAAGCAAGGAAATGGCATAGTTGGGAAAACGAAAATAAGATTGAACCATCAGTCCGTGGAATCATCAATGGTTTTTTAGAGCAGTTAGAAAACAAACATGGAGAAGTGTTAACATCAACTGCGCTATCTCTTTTAGCGGTATCCTCTCAAGGATTATCAGAACAAGAATGGCTATCTCTCATATATAAAAACAGAAAGATCATACGAGAATTTAAAGAGAGATATCCTCTTTCTCCTAAAACTTCTTCACTGCCATTTCATGCATTTTCAAAATTATATTTTGATCTTCAGCCTTTCTTAATAGAGAGCGATGAAGCGGCACTACATAACTTTATCCATTCACAGTTTCAGGAAGCAGTAGAGGAAAAGTATTTAAAGGATAAGAAAAAAAATCGAGCTATTAGGAAGAAGTTAATAGAATTTTTCCTTAATAATGGGATCACCGATCGAACTGTTTTCGAATTACCTTATCTTTTAAAGAAAAATGAAGACTGGGAGCAACTTGCCGATCTGCTAATCGATGAAAAATTTATAAATCAGATTAGTGAACAAGGGAGATTCTATAGCGTATTACATGAATGGAAGGATCTTGAAGAAAACTCTTGGATACAAAGGGAGGAATACTTCTCAACAATCGTAAAAAATGTGGAGAACTATCAAGATGAGTATTTAAAATTTTATGTTAATATCTTTTTTACCAATGGCTTTTTTGATGAGGCCTTGTTACTATACGACATACTAATTAAACGTCTGGAAGGTAGCGAGAATAAAAAAGAACTTGCTACTTTATTATTGAATAAAGGGATGGTTTACAAAACAAGTGGTGGGGATCTTAATCAAGCGTTGTCATTGTATGAAAAAAGCTTGGAAATTTCTAGATACATAGGGGGTCAAAAATTAGTAGCCGCATGTCTCAATAATCAGGGAGAAATTTATAGAATAAATAATCCGGAAGCAGCACAGAAAATGTACAAAGAGGCTCATGCGATAGGGGTAGATATAAACGATAAGGAATTAATAGCCGTAACTTTAAATAATCGGGCATTAATCTTCCATGAACAAGAAGAATTAGATAATGCCCTCCCTTTATATGAAGAAGCGATTAAAATAGTATGGGAGATAAAAGACCTCGATAAGTATTGTACATATTTGCATAATTTAGGAGGGCTTTACTATTTAAAAGGAGATTTAGATCAGGCACTAATTCTTTTTCAGCATTCTTTAGAAATCATGAGCGATACCGGCTTAGGGAATCCATTTCAAGTTTTGGAACGTCTTCGGCATATTGCTAAAGTATATAGAGAAAAAAAACAATGGAAGGAAGCATTAAAAAAAATTGAAATTATTGACCACGCTCTTCTTGAAACAGAAAACTTTGATTTATATATTACTTGCCAGTTTGAAAAAGCTGACTTTTATATGGAACTAAGAAGATTAGAAGATGCTTTAGATCACCAGTGA
- a CDS encoding HNH endonuclease, which produces MEKEGTEYKKVCFVIMPFTDCAPYSEGHFKRVYEYIIKPACEKAGFHAVRGDDVTKTNFIAVDILKNILEADMAICDLSSKNPNVFYELGIRQAFNLPATLIKDGITERIFDIQGFRDVEYDENLRIDTVNLAIDAVSDSLISTYESSTSNNPDVNSIVQLLGIKPAKIQDIHLSEESSLILNSLRTIEKRLAYIESKSNPSRYGVSKKIMSELLETADYKCQSCGKELDINSVQLNHIIPMAKGGDSSIENMEILCRSCNANKK; this is translated from the coding sequence ATGGAAAAAGAGGGAACCGAATATAAGAAAGTGTGTTTTGTAATTATGCCATTTACAGACTGTGCCCCTTATTCAGAAGGACACTTTAAACGTGTTTATGAGTATATAATAAAACCCGCTTGTGAAAAAGCAGGTTTTCATGCTGTTCGTGGAGACGATGTAACAAAGACTAACTTTATAGCCGTTGATATACTAAAAAATATTCTTGAGGCGGACATGGCTATTTGTGATTTAAGTTCTAAAAATCCCAATGTGTTCTATGAGTTAGGGATTAGACAAGCTTTTAATCTACCAGCTACTCTTATAAAAGATGGAATTACTGAACGAATTTTTGACATTCAAGGTTTTAGAGACGTGGAATACGATGAAAATCTTAGAATTGATACCGTCAATTTAGCGATAGATGCTGTTTCTGATAGCTTAATTAGTACATACGAATCAAGTACGAGTAATAATCCTGATGTTAACTCAATTGTTCAACTTCTTGGAATTAAACCAGCAAAAATTCAAGACATACATTTGAGTGAAGAATCGAGTTTAATACTAAATTCACTAAGAACTATAGAGAAGAGGTTAGCGTATATCGAATCGAAGTCTAATCCATCTAGATATGGTGTCTCCAAAAAAATAATGTCTGAATTACTGGAAACAGCAGATTATAAATGTCAATCTTGTGGAAAAGAACTGGATATTAATTCAGTACAACTTAATCATATCATTCCTATGGCAAAAGGCGGAGACTCGTCAATTGAAAACATGGAAATTCTGTGTCGAAGTTGTAATGCAAATAAAAAATAA
- the dpdA gene encoding tRNA-guanine transglycosylase DpdA, which produces MIKNVLKTLIITSCTGEKRFKPENELIQDDFKTNETLSKREKELEEYESNASDLYTGMQHLRLMEGIDLLRENYGNDIVDLSIISAGYGLINERKKIVPYEVTFNNMNSKEIKEWSDHLQIQNSASNEFSKYDLIIFLLGDKYIRSLQLPIKGLKGNQKLVFLASKTSKKFIPDSNPYYFLEVGQNDAKEFSYGLVGLKGFLFKLLSKEIVTHGKDFLNEIYNNPTVIMDALNKYRVKDNSNHQLSLFNEKENERQSSNKKMKDKKKKDTQLAQVNISIPESQYAKNYGLHNLKFFMPENDDRVDPNFNFITEEHTKDRDPISDDVYAHEIYNKPNYDGVLISKINIDQTKTRKEQILNAGGLHKFLRLPNNIPLYGDCGAFSYIQKEKPPYETDEILDYYEQMGFDIGTSIDHLIIGKIADNEEMREFRYQLTLKNANDFIEKHKEGNYTFIPSGIAQGWDVESYRNSFTELIKMGYRHISLGGLALAKSEEILEILHAIAPIVPEYLEIHLLGAARLDYLDVFHKLGVTSFDSTAFLKKAWGGATGGNYFTQDKNKYAALRIPQADEKKNARVKELVNRGIDTIDGFIKLEQKSLGNVREFDLGKIDITSTVETVLEYDSYFETLKDYKQKYKKEKAIRDKYISENLNISEQELDRIEKDLLKILKEVNKKKEIIGMEEYLLGDVSFHSLISRNEALFKEALDNVTLDHMNKLRIVEKEAIEVKNLPLLKATLKDFFVENFDRIYSTNKLRPLYHEVLTDKPWKSCSCSVCRNVGVEVIIFRGNNRNRRRGFHNTYVFYNQLKEIVKQKEGSFS; this is translated from the coding sequence ATGATAAAGAATGTCCTTAAAACATTGATAATAACTTCATGTACTGGTGAAAAAAGATTTAAACCAGAGAATGAATTAATACAAGATGATTTTAAAACAAATGAAACATTATCCAAAAGAGAAAAAGAACTAGAAGAATATGAATCAAATGCATCTGACTTATACACTGGAATGCAACATTTAAGATTAATGGAAGGGATTGACTTGTTAAGAGAAAATTATGGAAATGATATAGTTGATTTATCCATTATATCAGCTGGTTATGGATTAATTAATGAAAGGAAAAAAATAGTTCCATATGAAGTTACTTTTAACAATATGAATAGTAAAGAAATTAAAGAATGGTCTGACCATTTACAAATCCAAAATTCAGCGAGTAATGAATTTAGTAAGTATGACTTAATCATATTTTTATTAGGTGATAAATATATAAGGTCGCTCCAACTTCCAATTAAAGGGTTGAAGGGAAATCAAAAACTAGTGTTTCTTGCTAGTAAAACCAGTAAAAAATTTATTCCTGATAGTAATCCATACTACTTTTTAGAAGTAGGACAAAATGATGCAAAAGAATTTAGTTATGGTTTAGTTGGACTAAAGGGGTTTTTGTTTAAACTGTTATCTAAAGAGATAGTAACCCACGGAAAAGATTTTCTAAATGAAATCTATAATAATCCAACAGTAATCATGGATGCCTTAAATAAGTACAGAGTAAAAGATAATAGTAACCATCAGCTATCTTTATTTAATGAAAAAGAAAATGAAAGACAATCCTCTAACAAGAAAATGAAAGATAAGAAAAAGAAAGATACCCAATTAGCCCAAGTAAATATTTCTATTCCCGAGTCTCAATATGCTAAGAACTATGGATTACACAATCTTAAATTCTTTATGCCTGAAAATGATGATAGAGTGGATCCTAATTTTAATTTTATTACAGAAGAACATACGAAAGATAGAGACCCTATTTCTGATGATGTTTATGCACATGAAATATATAATAAACCAAACTATGATGGAGTCCTTATTTCTAAAATAAATATAGATCAGACAAAAACTAGAAAAGAGCAAATATTAAATGCTGGTGGATTGCATAAATTCTTGAGACTTCCTAATAACATTCCATTATATGGTGATTGTGGCGCATTTAGCTATATACAGAAAGAAAAGCCACCATATGAAACAGATGAGATTCTTGACTATTATGAACAGATGGGTTTCGATATAGGTACAAGTATTGACCATTTAATCATAGGAAAAATTGCTGATAATGAGGAAATGAGAGAATTCCGTTATCAATTAACATTAAAAAACGCCAATGATTTTATTGAAAAACATAAAGAAGGTAATTATACATTTATTCCATCAGGAATTGCTCAAGGGTGGGACGTTGAATCATATCGTAACTCCTTTACAGAACTAATTAAAATGGGCTATCGTCATATCTCCCTTGGGGGACTTGCACTTGCAAAATCAGAGGAAATATTAGAAATCTTACATGCGATTGCACCAATTGTTCCAGAGTATTTAGAAATTCATTTGCTCGGTGCTGCAAGATTAGATTATCTTGATGTATTCCATAAACTTGGAGTAACTTCTTTTGATTCTACCGCTTTCTTAAAGAAAGCTTGGGGAGGAGCAACTGGAGGAAATTATTTTACTCAAGATAAAAATAAATACGCGGCTTTACGTATCCCACAGGCTGATGAAAAGAAGAATGCGCGTGTTAAGGAACTTGTAAATAGAGGAATTGATACTATAGATGGTTTTATTAAACTTGAACAAAAATCTTTAGGGAATGTGAGAGAATTTGATTTAGGAAAAATAGACATAACCAGTACGGTTGAAACTGTACTTGAATACGATTCCTATTTTGAAACATTAAAGGACTATAAACAAAAATATAAAAAGGAAAAAGCCATAAGAGATAAATATATTTCTGAGAATTTAAATATAAGTGAGCAAGAATTAGATCGTATTGAGAAGGACTTATTAAAAATATTGAAAGAAGTAAACAAAAAGAAAGAAATCATCGGAATGGAGGAATATCTTTTAGGAGATGTAAGCTTCCATTCACTTATTAGTAGGAATGAAGCTCTCTTTAAAGAAGCTTTAGATAATGTAACTTTAGACCATATGAACAAACTTAGAATTGTAGAAAAAGAAGCAATAGAGGTAAAGAATTTGCCTTTATTAAAAGCAACATTAAAGGATTTCTTTGTTGAAAATTTTGATCGTATATATTCAACTAATAAATTAAGACCGCTTTACCATGAAGTATTAACTGACAAACCATGGAAAAGTTGTTCTTGTTCTGTCTGTAGAAATGTAGGTGTTGAAGTAATTATTTTTCGGGGGAATAATAGAAACCGGAGAAGAGGTTTTCACAATACGTATGTTTTTTATAATCAATTAAAGGAAATTGTTAAACAAAAGGAAGGATCATTCTCTTGA
- a CDS encoding queuine tRNA-ribosyltransferase, which produces MDFYVSWSHSDAIFCDYFDSCPMLISAIPENKNTLKRFSNYPSKLIIDSGALYYAQKKGIKSLKEIMDTQMFLIDSIPDTLPIKIVHLDEPLLDKNSLSEKYDSVERTLYNALEHMKLFNSIKSPKNVSMIGVIQGYDFPSIQYSIHELKKMGYTSFGLGSLLNKSAKEQIKYIKYASSFVGPENLHIFGVTGIEQIKQMANLKICSFDSSRPTMAAAFFQVMYSNPFRTYVISSSKVNKPQKRIEKPLNCNCPICLVNPHDILNISHRYYMKKRSVHNYYHIVKTIEKINNVEGGNIGYKPG; this is translated from the coding sequence TTGGATTTTTACGTTAGTTGGTCACATAGCGATGCTATATTTTGTGATTATTTTGATTCTTGTCCAATGCTAATTTCAGCCATTCCAGAAAATAAAAATACCCTTAAAAGATTTTCTAACTATCCAAGTAAGTTAATCATTGATTCAGGGGCATTATATTATGCCCAAAAAAAGGGGATTAAGAGTCTAAAAGAAATAATGGACACACAGATGTTTTTAATCGATTCTATACCTGATACTCTCCCAATTAAAATAGTACATTTAGATGAGCCTTTATTAGATAAAAATTCATTATCTGAAAAATATGACTCCGTTGAAAGAACGTTATATAATGCTTTGGAACATATGAAATTATTTAATTCTATTAAATCTCCTAAAAATGTTTCAATGATTGGTGTAATACAAGGGTATGATTTTCCAAGTATTCAATATTCGATTCATGAATTGAAAAAAATGGGGTATACCAGTTTTGGCTTAGGATCTTTATTGAATAAATCTGCAAAAGAACAAATTAAGTATATAAAATATGCCTCAAGTTTTGTTGGACCTGAGAATTTACATATATTTGGAGTTACCGGAATTGAACAAATTAAACAAATGGCAAACTTGAAAATATGTTCGTTTGACTCGAGTCGACCCACTATGGCAGCAGCGTTCTTTCAGGTAATGTATAGTAACCCTTTTAGAACTTATGTAATATCATCGTCTAAAGTGAATAAACCTCAAAAACGCATAGAAAAACCATTAAATTGTAATTGCCCAATATGTTTAGTAAATCCACACGACATACTAAATATCTCCCATCGATATTATATGAAGAAGCGATCTGTTCATAATTATTACCATATAGTTAAAACAATTGAAAAGATAAACAATGTAGAAGGAGGAAATATTGGTTACAAGCCTGGGTAG
- a CDS encoding SNF2-related protein: MNKLIEGMYVRCPIDNEHPGLPRRFALGQVIEVNELMDEVKVKFYEINPQLMITTLYQISDTQSFPISDVVHCEIYLNTEIKINSKQTGSIINKAESKKNGYYQYYVKFIQGGKSYIEVFTEEKLLVPFSASNSDPIYQLKSYEFHNPVWYHNRQVVSGALHTLTNATFGFETLVGSRVFLMSHQVDTIVRAISENPCRFMLADEVGLGKTIQAGVIKKGLEYRLGKMKVIIIAPESLVYQWKNELYYKFWEKIPVWTEGDLNPPDQMIFPLEKVNTNEGIRVLREKWDLCIIDETHRLLNLEAEYNIIERLSKRVQHLLLLSATPIQSRRTEYLKLLRLLQPEKYSRISRVEFDQLIEKQAYLSGKIHGLVRDLDDYDEDVEFFIEELEDVVEELNDSILEGLVAKIDVKTEDQGLSDVRLVLAYIAEHYQIERKIIRHRRKELGEKLAKRSSELVSYDMKGADELFYEFESYDKLLDYLSEFPEEDAKYKKLFLSAMFSSPFALESILNNRKRVVTENGFNATTAVITRSNTSIIESTRVIANEKNLLNELCETVSQWKAANTLELKRFEELYDEPDKIKGRLMKVLDYISESLSGKIVIFTSWKETLTEVKSVLINKFGEDSVRTFHSGMSDQELQRSVDDFQQKPNCKFMICDELGGEGRNFQIADEVIHIDLPWSPSMLEQRIGRLDRIGREKEVLSVVFVTEESVESDLYSLWDEGLNIFKESLSGLEIALGDINEQIDQALTTNIRHGLSDVLETMQSTLEDMRKKVEIERYYDMARQLDENVQEQLTNLINKFDGNNGELLAKTMMSWASLAGLNGKSGEHGEVTVFTPEGVSLRSMKNTLLIPPFNMQEAHKRSKRAGEVRGTFNRRKAVEREDLIFYAPGEPFFDSIVNNASSSDLGRCSAFYRKNTGVNWKGFILTWSVSIDPSELLDKNQEIENLVLAQGYVPLEQYHTIHGYAELDQSIDTERIRIILSSYGSTHKAEHLGKRGNGRVTQFKELFPKDEWIPKVEQVYEQSYQEAQQLLSKMIDVKRAETDFQRRLDGRKAANIFFNKIDIKDVEELDELSNIYNSLLEGLKRPKITLESAAFGWLVE, encoded by the coding sequence ATGAATAAATTAATAGAAGGCATGTATGTCCGATGTCCAATTGATAATGAGCATCCAGGATTACCACGACGTTTTGCATTGGGGCAAGTAATAGAAGTTAATGAACTAATGGATGAAGTAAAAGTGAAATTTTACGAAATAAATCCACAATTAATGATCACCACCCTATATCAAATAAGTGACACACAATCATTTCCTATCAGTGATGTGGTACACTGTGAAATTTACCTGAATACTGAGATTAAGATTAATTCTAAACAAACAGGTTCAATTATTAATAAGGCAGAATCTAAGAAAAATGGATATTACCAATATTATGTGAAATTTATTCAAGGTGGCAAAAGTTATATTGAGGTATTTACTGAAGAAAAACTTTTAGTTCCATTTTCTGCTAGTAATAGTGATCCTATATATCAATTAAAAAGTTACGAGTTCCATAATCCAGTATGGTACCATAATCGTCAAGTTGTTTCGGGGGCATTACACACTTTAACAAACGCTACTTTTGGTTTTGAAACACTAGTTGGTTCTCGTGTGTTCCTCATGTCACATCAAGTTGATACAATTGTGCGAGCAATCTCAGAAAACCCTTGTCGCTTTATGTTAGCAGATGAAGTAGGACTTGGGAAAACAATTCAAGCAGGCGTTATAAAAAAAGGTTTAGAATATCGATTGGGAAAGATGAAAGTCATTATTATTGCACCAGAATCTCTCGTTTATCAATGGAAAAATGAATTGTATTACAAGTTTTGGGAAAAAATTCCTGTCTGGACGGAGGGCGACTTAAATCCACCAGATCAAATGATCTTTCCACTAGAAAAAGTGAATACAAATGAAGGTATAAGGGTTCTTCGGGAAAAATGGGATTTATGTATCATTGATGAGACACATCGTTTACTGAACTTAGAAGCGGAATATAACATTATTGAGAGATTAAGTAAACGAGTACAACATCTATTACTACTGAGTGCTACCCCGATACAATCACGTAGAACGGAGTATCTTAAACTATTAAGATTGTTGCAACCGGAAAAGTATTCAAGAATAAGCAGGGTAGAGTTCGACCAATTAATCGAAAAGCAAGCATATTTGAGTGGGAAAATCCATGGCTTAGTTCGTGACTTGGACGATTACGATGAGGATGTAGAATTTTTTATTGAAGAATTAGAAGATGTAGTAGAAGAATTAAATGACTCTATTTTAGAAGGTCTAGTGGCTAAAATTGATGTTAAAACTGAGGATCAGGGTTTATCTGATGTGCGATTAGTACTAGCCTATATTGCTGAACACTATCAAATAGAGCGAAAAATTATTAGACATCGCCGTAAAGAGTTGGGTGAAAAGCTAGCAAAACGTTCTTCTGAATTGGTTAGCTACGATATGAAAGGGGCAGACGAATTATTCTATGAATTTGAGTCCTATGATAAACTATTGGACTATTTAAGCGAGTTTCCTGAAGAGGATGCGAAATATAAAAAATTATTTCTATCAGCTATGTTTAGTTCACCTTTTGCATTGGAATCTATCTTAAATAATAGAAAAAGAGTTGTAACAGAAAATGGATTTAACGCAACTACTGCTGTCATAACGCGCTCTAATACGTCAATTATTGAATCTACTAGGGTTATAGCAAATGAGAAAAATCTATTAAATGAATTATGTGAGACTGTTTCACAATGGAAGGCCGCAAATACACTTGAATTAAAAAGATTTGAAGAACTTTATGATGAACCTGATAAGATCAAAGGTCGCTTGATGAAAGTATTGGATTATATATCTGAGTCATTAAGTGGAAAAATTGTCATATTCACCTCTTGGAAAGAAACATTAACGGAGGTAAAGTCCGTTTTAATTAATAAATTTGGTGAAGATTCGGTACGAACTTTCCATAGTGGAATGAGTGATCAAGAATTACAGCGATCTGTTGATGATTTTCAACAAAAACCTAATTGTAAATTTATGATATGTGATGAACTCGGTGGAGAAGGTAGAAACTTTCAAATTGCCGATGAGGTCATTCATATCGATTTACCTTGGTCGCCTTCGATGTTGGAGCAACGAATTGGGCGATTAGACAGGATTGGTAGAGAAAAAGAAGTCCTATCAGTTGTGTTTGTGACTGAGGAATCAGTAGAATCTGATTTATATAGCTTATGGGATGAGGGACTCAATATCTTTAAGGAATCGTTAAGTGGGCTTGAGATTGCACTTGGAGATATAAATGAACAGATTGATCAAGCCTTAACAACAAATATTCGTCATGGGTTGTCTGACGTTTTAGAAACAATGCAATCTACTTTGGAAGATATGCGAAAAAAAGTGGAGATTGAACGTTATTATGATATGGCACGCCAACTTGATGAAAATGTCCAAGAGCAATTAACCAATTTAATTAATAAATTTGATGGAAATAATGGTGAATTGCTTGCGAAAACCATGATGTCATGGGCAAGCTTGGCTGGTTTAAATGGAAAATCAGGAGAGCACGGTGAGGTTACCGTGTTTACCCCAGAAGGCGTAAGCTTAAGATCAATGAAAAATACATTATTGATCCCACCTTTTAATATGCAAGAAGCTCATAAACGCTCAAAACGAGCGGGTGAAGTAAGAGGAACATTCAATCGTAGAAAAGCAGTGGAACGTGAAGATCTCATATTTTATGCGCCTGGAGAACCTTTCTTCGATTCCATTGTCAATAATGCTAGTTCATCCGACCTAGGTAGATGTTCTGCCTTTTATCGGAAGAATACAGGTGTAAATTGGAAAGGGTTTATCTTAACTTGGTCGGTTTCAATAGACCCTAGTGAATTATTAGATAAAAACCAAGAAATAGAGAATCTTGTACTGGCACAAGGATATGTTCCACTTGAACAGTACCATACGATACATGGGTATGCTGAACTCGATCAATCGATTGATACCGAAAGAATAAGAATTATTCTTTCTTCCTATGGTAGTACTCATAAAGCAGAACATTTGGGGAAAAGAGGAAATGGTAGAGTCACACAGTTCAAAGAACTTTTTCCTAAGGATGAATGGATTCCTAAGGTAGAGCAGGTATATGAACAAAGTTATCAAGAGGCACAACAACTATTATCAAAGATGATAGATGTGAAACGTGCTGAAACTGATTTCCAACGTCGTTTAGATGGAAGAAAGGCCGCGAATATCTTTTTTAATAAGATAGATATTAAGGATGTAGAAGAACTCGATGAACTATCAAATATTTATAATTCTTTATTAGAAGGGTTAAAACGTCCGAAAATAACATTAGAATCTGCTGCATTTGGGTGGTTGGTGGAATAA